A stretch of DNA from Candidatus Gorgyraea atricola:
CTTAAGCCTTGCCAGGATCGCATTTTGATTTTTCTTGGGGATCTTAAGTACGTCATGAAGATTGCCGTCGATCCTGTATCTGACCCGCAGATCATCTTCTTCTGGCTCAACATGAATATCTGACGCCCTTTTCTTTAATGCCTCCACAAGGATCAGATCCACCATCTTTACGATCGGAGGCGCCTCTCCCTCAAGGGCCGCATCAGTTATATCAAACTCTTCTTTTATAGCGCCTATTACTTCGACATCACCATCTTCGGCGTCTTTAATAATATCCGATAGCGTCCTTCCCTCTGAGGCGTAAAACTTATCTATTGCCTGGAATATCTCTGTCTCTGTGCTCAAGACTGGTTCTACATTGCACTTTGTGATCATCTTTAAATCGTCTATTGCAAATATATTCAGCGGATCGACCATGGCCACAACAAGTGTTGTGGAAAATTTACATATGGCAATTGCCCTGTATTGCCTTGCCACCTTTTCAGGTATAAGGGGAACAGACTCCTTTTCTACTTTATATTTCGAGAGATTTATGGCGGGGATACTAAAAGTGCTGCTCATGACAACCAGCAAGTCCTTTTCGCTTACCAATCCTTCCTTAAGAAGTATCTCAGGCAAACTCCCGCCTTCCCTTGCCTGCTTTTCCCTAACGCGCTTAAGGTCTTTCTCTGAGATAAGCTTGTTTTTAATCAGGACCTGACTTAATTTATAGTGTGTGGTTGCCATATTTCGTTTTATTCATCCGCTACAGTAACTCTTAATATCTCTTCTAAGCTGGTAACGCCTTCGAGCACTTTTATAAGGCCGTCTTCTCTGAGTGTCCGCATGCCTTCTTTTCTTGCCTGGTTTTTCATCTCACTTTCCCGTACATTTTTCAAAATCATATTTTTTATCGACGGGCTCATGGTCAGGATTTCGCATATGCCCAACCTTCCGCTATATCCTGTGTTAAAACAGTGCTCGCATCCCTTTGGCCTGTAAAGAGTCGAGTTCTTTGACTTATCCTTACCAATGCGCAGGTCAGCAATAATCGCATCACTTGGCTTATAAGATTCTTTGCACTTTGGACATAACTTACGGATCAATCTTTGGGCAACTATAGATATTAAAGAGGCGCTTATAAGAAAAGGCTCTACGCCCATATTTATAAGCCTCACTACTGAACCACACGCGGTTGTCGTGTGTAATGTTGAAAAAACAAGATGTCCCGTAAGCGCAGACTTTATAGCGATGTCCACTGTATCAAAATCCCTTATCTCTCCTATCATTATCACATCAGGATCCTGCCTCAAGATAGAGCGCAATGAACTTGCGAACGTAAGGCCTACTTCAGTCCTTACCGTGACCTGATTCACACCCTGGATCTGGTACTCAACAGGATCTTCAACTGTTATAAGATTTTTCTCAGAAGAGTGGACATGTTTCAATAATGAATAAAGCGTGGTGGTCTTTCCACTGCCTGTAGGCCCGCACACCAGTATCATTCCATGAGGATGGGACGCTGATTTTTTAAACACTGCTACATTATTTTTTTCAAAGCCGAGTTTTTCAATATCCAGCATAGCGCTAGACTTATCCAGCACCCTGAGCGCCACCTTTTCGCCTTTAGAGGAAGGTAAGATAGAGACCCTGAAATCCACTTCATTATCCTTTACCCTTAATTTGAAACGGCCGTCCTGAGGAAGCCTGCGCTCAGCAATATTCAGTCGAGACATGACCTTTATCCTTGAGACAATAGACTCATGCCTGCTCTTTGGCAAAGACTCTATTGTCTTAAGCACTCCGTCTACCCTGTATCGTATGCGCAGAGATTTTTCCATTGGCTCTATCAGGATGTCGCTCGATCGCGCCTTTATACCATTTTCAAGGATCGTGTTTGTCAATCTCACAACAGGCGCCTCTTCTACTAATTTATAGAGGCGTGCGGAATCAACTTCCTCTTCAGCCTCTGCCCTGATGATCTCAAGGTCTGCAATTTTCATGTCCTCCATCAGGTCTTCTATTGCTGCATGAGAATATCCGCCATAATGCTCTGCTATTACATCCTGTACTTCTTTCTGTGACGCGATAATAGTGCCTGTCTCGAATCCTGTAAGCGAACGGATATCATCTATCGCAAATACGTTCAGGGGGTCAGCCGTTGCTATCGTAAGGATATTTCCTACTTTAGAGACAGGGACGATCTGATATTTTTTCGCTATATCAGCTGGCACTAGCTTCAATATCTCAGGATCGATTTTAAAACGGGAGAGTGCTATGGGTGGAATGCCTAAGCCCTGACTTAAGGCTGCCATTAGATCTCTTTCGCTCGCAAATCCAAGATTAACAAGAACATCCTTTAGCAAGCCGCCCTTCTGCTTCTGGACCTTCAAGGCCTTTTTTAGCTGGGCGTCAGTGATGACCTTGTTTTTTATCAATATCTCAGTAATGCGTTCTTTGAGAGAATACATAGCTATTTATAATGATTATTTATTGCGTTCTTGATATCCGTCGCTGTGCTTACAAAAATTTGGACGCACAGACCTGAAACAAGCTCTATGTCTTCTATTGCGAGACTGTTCAAAGGGTTTGACATCGCTATTGTAAGATTATTGCCGATCTTATCCACGGGAATGAGACAAAACTGCGTAGCCACATTCTTTGGCACGATCTTAACGATCTCAGAATCTATATCATAATTATCGAGCGGCAGGTAAGGGAATCCGTATTGCGCGGTCAAGGCCTGCGCAATAGCTTCTTCAGTCGCATATTTCAGACCCACAAGGACTTGGCCAATGAGCCCGCCCTTTGTTTTTTGCACCTCAAGCGCATGCTGAAGCTGCTTTTTATTGATAATTCCTCTTTCAATAAGAAGCTCTCCTAATTTTTTCTTAATGATCTTTTTCGCCATTTATGTCTTCTCTTTAAACATCCTCTCTAAATCCTGCACCTCAGTGGTCCTGCCCAGCGCGTCTTCCTTTGTAATCTGTCCTTGTACAAAAAGATCAAAGAGTGACTGGTTCATTGTCTGCATACCTTCTCTCTGAGCAGTCTGCATAGTAGAATAAACCTGATGCGCTTTTGATTCCCTGATCTGACTCCGCACCGCAGCGCTGTTCACAAGAACCTCTACTGCCAGCACCCTGTCCTTTCCGGATCGGCTTGGTATCAGCTGCTGCGACAAAACACCCATCATCACAAACGAGAGCTGTGCCCTGACCTGGGGCTGCTGCCTCGCAGGAAAAACATCGATGATACGATTTATTGTCTGTACGCTATCTGATGTGTGCAGTGTCGCTAAAACCAGATGGCCTGTCTCTGCAATAGTCAATGCTGCCTCTACTGTCTCGAGATCTCTCATTTCCCCTATCAAGATGACATCAGGATCTTCTCTCAGAACATGCTTGAGCGCTTTTGCAAAAGTAAGCGTATCGCTGCCGACCTCTCTTTGGTCTATTATTGACTTCTTATTAGTATGTACATACTCTATGGGGTCTTCAACCGTAATTATATGACAATCCTTGCGGCTATTGATCCAGTCTACCATCGAGGCCAGCGTCGTTGATTTTCCACTGCCAGTAGCGCCTGTAACAAGCACAAGCCCTTTGGGCTTTTCGCAGAAGCCCTCCATTACATTTATTGGCAGGCCGCATTCTTCAAAACTCCGTATCTTAAAAGGCAATGCCCTGATAGCAGCGCCAACGTATCCCCTCTGCCAAAACACATTGACCCTGAATCTGCCAAATTCTTCTTTAGTAAACGCGAAATCCAACTCTCTGTCTCTTTCAAAGTGCGCCTTCTGCTCATTGGTAAGAATAGAATATATTAAATCCTTTGACGAATTCTCAGTCAATTCCTTCTCGCTAAGCGCCACAAGGCCCCCATGCACTCTTAGATGCGGGACAGACCCGACTCCCAAATGTAGATCCGATGCATTCTGTTTTACCATCTCCTTCAGTAATTGATTTAGATCTATTGCCATGCAATTCTCCTTTCGATATTCACACCACAACCCTGTTTTTACCTAATGATTTCGCGCTCTTAATAAGCTCCTCTGCCTTTTTCATAAGCTCATCTGCGCTTGAACCATCTATGGGATTCTCGCTCACGGCTATACTTACAGTCAGTTTCCCGCTGATCTCCATAAGTTTTGCAAGTCCAGATTCTACTTTTTTCTTTATCTCCTCTGCAACGTTTGCAACTTGTTTTTTATTTTTCTCAGGAACAATTATTGCAAACCTGTCTGTGGACAGGCGGCCGACTTTATCTACCGCTGTCACGCTGCTATTGAGCATCTCACCTAAACATTTTAGCAGAGTCTCTGCTTTTGATTCGCCAAAGCGCTCGTTAAAATCTTTAAAATTATCAATATCTACGAGCAGATAACCGCATGGCCTCTGGTAAAGACACGCCCTTTTTATTTCTTCGTCAAGCCTTGCATGTATAAAACCTTCGTTGTAAAGTCCTGTTAATTCATCCTTTACTGCGAGCTCCTTTGCTTTCTTTACCAGGATATCGTTCTCAACGGCTATTGTAACCTGTTTAACAAATATCCTCAGAAGCTCCTTTTCGTCTTCTTTGAACAGAAAATCCTCTTTTGCATTGCCTAACACGAGCATGCCGTAAGGCCTTCTGGAAATAACTATTGGAAGGATAGCAATGTTTTTCAAACCAAGCGAGGCGATAATCTTATTCGCTGCTATACTCCTAGGCTTCGAAGCCTTATCTATAATAAGCATATCTGTAACAAGATCACCTCTCTTAAGCACTAATTCACTCACTCTCTTTTTTTCAATATTTGACTGTGAAAATACCCCGGGTTCTCCTGAAACGCTGTCCGGCAGCATAATAAACGAGCAAGAACCGTTCCCGAGCTCTGATATCTTTTGCGATATAAAATCAAGGATCCTTAGAAGATCCGTTGAAGAAGATATGAGATTGCCTACCTGCAAAAGCCCTGAAAGCGCAAGTACCTTCTTATTTATCTCCATATTGATCAACTTTGTCTTTTCACCATAGTTCTTCAGCTCTTCTATGTTATCCTTGATCTTCTGCGTCATAATATTTAAAGACATTGATAGCTCACCGATCTCGTCCTCGCGATCCACCTTGATCACTCTCTCCATGTCTCCTTCTGCGATTCCCCTTGCGTCAACCGCCATCTGGACCACAGGATCTATCATCTGCTTTGTCGTATACAGCCCAAGAAGGGATATAATAATAGATATAACCAATATTAGACTTATATTGCCCAGTGAGAGACCAAGAAATAAAGCAATGTTAGGAAAGATGTAAGTCGTAACAAGCCATACGCATATCAAAAGCGGTATAAGCGACATCAGAGAAAAGGCGATCATCGTCTTGTACTTCAAACCTTTAGGAACCAGGGACATCTTTTTCAAGAAATTAATCATATTAACCTCCGTTTATCTTCATTTACTTTAGTATACATTACAACTCATCTAACTTCAAGCAACAATAAAGCTCCAGGGAAACTTAGTATCTCTGTTTTTAGTCAGGTACGGATCTGGATTAATTCCAGATTCTTCAAAGCATTGCAGCCAGAGATCGTAGTTAAAATGCTCTGTCCATGCCTGAAGTCTGGCACCCTTTTGCCAGGCCATTTGTATAACCTGGCCTACTTTCCTGTCTCCCCTGGATAAAATCGCTTCGATCCTGCTCATGCGAAGATCATGAAAATCCATTCTTATTTTTGTCTTTGAACGTAAATATTCTCTTTTATTTTTCAACACTTCTATATCTTCCATGCCTTCTCTTTCAAATTCCGAATGCGGCTTTGGTATAAATGGAGAGATGCTCAGGTTGACTCTTTTTATGCTCGAGGCAAGCTCTATGATCGCGTCTAAATCCTCTTCTCTTTCACCTGGCAGCCCTATCATAAAATAAAGTTTGACCTTTTTCCATCCTGATTTAAGCGCGATCTCAGATCTCTGTATTATATCTTTATTTTCAATATCCTTGTTCAAAAGTTTCCTTAATCGATCACTGCCGGATTCTGGCGCGAATGTCAATCCAGCCCTTTTCACAACACCACCTGCCTTGCCAGCATCAAAACTTTTGACCCTAAGAGAGGGTAAGGATATCTTTATGCCCAGCGGTTTAAACTTCTCCCCTAACTTTCCAACAAGTTCCTCGAGATATGGATAATTTCCGCTGGAAAGAGATAAAAGTGAGATCTCTTCATACCCTGTGCTTTTTATTGACTCTTCTGCTATTTCCAAAATCCTTTTTACTGAGCGTATGCGAAGAGGTTGAAATATTTTACACGCCTGACAAAACCTGCAGCGGTGTGGACATCCACGCATGATCTCAATACTGATCCTATCATGCACGATCTGAAGATACGGGACGATCGGATCTGTAGGAAAATACGCGCTGTCGAGATCCCCTATGATGCGCTTCGTGATATTTGATGCCCGATATGTTGGAACGTACACACCTTTAATCTTCGCAAGCTCTCTCAACACCTTGTCCCTTGTCCCGCCTGTCCCGAGCGAAGTCGAGGGATGTCCCTTGTCCCTAATAATGCCCGTAATCTCAAGTACCGCCTCTTCAGCCTCGCCGATCACAAACGCATCGACAAAGTCTGCCATTGGCTCAGGATTAAACGCGCATGGCCCGCCAGCTATGACCAATGGATGCTCGTCTCCTCTATCAGCGCTACGAAGCGGGATCTCGCCGAGCTCTAAAATATTCAAGACATCCACAAAACTCATCTCGTACTGGAGAGAAAAGCCAAGTATGTCAAAATCCTTCAGCGGCCTTCTGCTTTCCAGCGACGTAAGCACAGTCCCTTCCGTTCTCATCTTTCGCTCCATGTCAACCCACGGCGAAAACACCCGCTCACAAAGAATATCCTTTTTGCTATTCAAGAGACCGTATATTATCTTCATCCCCAAATGACTCATACCTATTTCGTATATATCAGGAAAACAAAGCGCCACCTTTAACCTGTCACTCGTCCATTCCTTATGGACAGCATTCCACTCCTTATTTATATATCTGCCTGGTTTTAAAATAGTTTTCTCCATATGAAGTAAAAGCCGAGGCTGGACCTCGGCTTTTCCGAGGTCCAGCCTCTACCTGTGTATTGCTATGCTCTGCAAGAGGCCCAGCGCCATCATTGTGACCAAAAGTGATGAGCCGCCGTAACTCACAAGAGGCAAAGGTAGTCCCACAACTGGCATAAATCCCATGGTCATACTCAGATTTACAATTACCTGCACGCCTATCATCGTCAATAGTCCTGCAGCCAGAAGCCTGCCGCAGGGATCAGTAGTCTTTTCAACTATAGCCATTGCCCGTCTTATTAAAATATAATAAAGGGCGATTAAAACAATGCCCCCGAAAAATCCCCATTCTTCTCCTGCTACAGAAAATATAAAATCTGTATGCCTTTCTGCCAGAAAATTTAACTGGTTTTGCGTGCCAGCCAGCCAACCCTTTCCAAAAATCCCCCCTGAACCTATGGCTATCTTCGACTGGATAATCGTATAGCCAGCGCCTAACGGATCCACGCCAGGATCAATGAACACCAGGAGTCTTTCCTTCTGATAGTCCTTTAATAAAAACCACGCTAACGGAGATAGTAAAACGCCAGCGCCTATCATAGAAAATAAATATTTAATTGGCGCGCCCCAGACGTACAACAACATAAATAATATCGGGACAAAGATAAGCGCAGTCCCTAGATCAGGCTCTTTAAGTATGAGAATAAACGGGGCTATTGTCATGAGTAAAGGTACGAAAATATTCTTAAGCCTCGCGTAGGCTTTATGAGTCGTGAGATACTGCACGAGCGCCAGCGTTATAAAAAGCTTTCCAAATTCAGAAGGCTGGATATTAAAAGCGCCTATTGCAAGCCACCTTTGCGCGCCAAGCCTGCGACTGCCAAATAAAAGCACAGCAAAAAGAAGCGCTATCGTCAGAAAATAAAATATATTTCCTATTCCCACGATCTTTCTGTAGTTTACGTTTATCATCCACATAAATATCAAAGACCCCAGCAAAAACCAAACTACCTGCCTCAACACAAAACCCCCATTATAAGGATATGTAGCGCTAAATAAAAACAAAAGCCCTAGCGCAAAAATCCCCAGAGCGCTCCCCATCAACACCCAATCAAAACCCTTATACTTTTTCAAGTCTAATTTAAGCATATTCGTTTAGCCCGTTTGCCCGTTTGCCCGTTTGCCCGTTTAGCCCGTTACCCGTTGACCGACGAAACGGGCAAACGGGCTAAACGGGCAACGGGCTAACGGGTATACCAGTATTCTATCGCCTTTCTCGCGATAAGCGCGGCAACATCACCGCCTGATCCGCCGTGTTCCAAAAAAACTACAAAACTAATCTCGGGTTTTTCATAAGGCGCGAATCCAGCAAACCACGCATGCGTCCTCAGGTCTCCCCCGGCCTGAGAAGTGCCGGTCTTGCCAGCAATAGAAACGTCACTGCTCCATGCCCGAAACCCTGTGCCGTCCTTATCATCGACAACGCCCCTCATCGCGCTTCTGATCAATTGTAGATTTTTTTCCTGCAGCTTTAACTTTATCTTCCTGGGCTTTCTCTCCAATATATGCGGTTCAATAAGATAGCCTCCGTTTGCCACAGCTGCTACCATGCGAACTATCTGTAAAGGCGTAACAAGCACATAACCCTGACCTATTGAAAGATTCGCAGTGTCACCCGCATACCAGCTTTCTCTTCTCTCTGTCTTCTTCCATGCCCGCGATGGCAAAAAACCCTGCATCTCACCCAAAAGCTCTATACGCATCTTTTTCCCAAAGCCTAAACTCTTAGCATATTCCAAAATCTTTTCAGCACCTATTGAAAGTCCCACGTTATAAAAATAAATATTGCACGACTGCGCAATCGCATCTCTAATATGCATCGCTCCATGACCGTCCCTATTCCAGCAGTGAAAATTGCCTGCACCGACCTTTAATCTTCCCCGGCAAAGAAAATCCGTCTCTGGCGTTATTTTATCAGACTCCAGGCCCGCAAGCGCAACAACTATTTTAAAAATTGAACCGGGTGGATATTGGCCCATGATAGCCCTATTTAAAAGAGGCGCATCGCTGTCGTTAAGGACGCTAAGGATCGAACCTCCGGGATCATAAGAAGGTGTGCTGACCATAGCCAGGATCTCCCCGCTCGAAACATCCATAAAGACTGCTGCGCCTTTTTTTTCTTTCATCGCTCTCCATAAAAAATTCTGCAGTTTCGCGTCTATTGTAAGAGAGATATCATTGCCCTTCCTTGGCCTTTTAAAATTCAAGATCTTCACCTGTCGGCCGCGATTATCAACCTGCACCTGCATGCCTCCATCCCTGCCACGCAGATGACCATCAATAACCTTTTCAATGCCATCCTTGCCTATCAGGTCCCTGGCATTATAACCATAACTCCTGAGTAACTCCAACTCGCTCTTATTTATCTCTCCCACATAACCAACGATATGCGCAGAAGCCTTTTTGTATACATGCCTCCTTAAAGGAAATTCTCTGACCAGGACGCCTGGCATATCCAGCTTTGACTCCTCTATGAGAACTGCCTCTCTCTTGGATACATTTTTTAACAACTCGCATGGCGCGAACGGCGCCTGATAGTTGCGTTTGTAATTTCTTTTCAATAAACTCTCTGGGATATTCAGAAGACTGGAAAGCTTTGCTATCTCGACATCGACATCACCGGCCTCTTGCGGTATTATAAAGACACCGAAGGCGAGCGTGTTATCGACGATCGCATTATCGTTTCTATCATATATGATCCCTCTGGGCGCGGCTATATTTAAGAGACGAATGCTGTTTTTGTAACTAAGATCTCTATAAAGCGGGCCTTTGATCACCTGGAGATAATAAAGGTAGGCGGCCAACAATATAAAAAGAATCGCAAATAAAAAATTTAAAGCCCTTATCCTCATATTGTCCTATGGCTACCATCGGCGATCTTAAACACCAGCGGCGAGATTGCAGTCGAAAAAAGAATTGTGATAAAAAAAGACGGGCGGATAACTCCACTCAGAACAAAATACAAAAGATAAAACAGGCCCAGCCCGCAAAATGAAAATATAAATTGCATAAAAATATTTTCCTTGTAAGACATGTGCTCCCTGGCAAGGCCTGATGCCAGGCCTATCATACCGTAAAGCGCGATATTCAATCCAAATGCGCAGCCAGAGAGTACTTCCATAAAGATCCCGATCCCGCAGCCAACGAGCGCTCCCAAAACCGGCCCTTTTCGCAGCCCTGCAAAAATCGCCAGCACTACTAAAAGATTTACATCATCCAGCACTGTCATTTGCAGTAAACCGGCAATAAAGATCCAGACAAAAAGCATAACCTCTCCTGCTAACGAATTACGAGTACCTCTTGTAACTGTCTCATGTCTACTTCTGGCTCTACAAGCGCGTTTAGATAAAGTCCGCTCGCGTCCTTATCCACAGAGACCACCTCGCCTATCAATATCTCCTTTTTAAATATACCACTGAATCCGGAAGTAATGATCTTGTCGCCTTCCTTGACCTCGCAATCTAAATCCAGATATTTCATAATAAGACCTGAACGCATATTTCCTGTAATCGCGCCCTCATCCCTTGTGCGCTGGACAATAGCGCTGACCACTGAATCACGATCAGTGATCAAAAGTACCCTGGCAATGCTCCAGCCCACCTCGCGCACTCTGCCCACAAGGCCATTCCCACTTATCACCACCATGCCTTTGCGCACATTGCGACTCTTACCTTTATCGATAATAATCGTGTCCTTTAGACCCGAAGGATCCTTGGCTATCATCATGGCTGGCACAAATTTATGTCTTTTAGCTTCTGTAAAATCAAGGAGCTCTCTAAGTCTCTTATTTTCCAAGCGAGTCTCCTGCAATTTTAAGATCTCTTTTTTCAGATTGATCAGATCCTCGCGCAAGATCTTATTCTCGCTCCGCATCTCATTAAAATTAGAGATATCGCGCAGCGCATAATACGAACCAGATACCACCTTAAGCGGCATGCGGAATATATTCAGGATTTTTATTTGGGTCTCTGCTGAAAAAATTTGGGAAAGAAATAAAAGGCTGGCTACACTAAGAAATACTATTACAAAAGGAAGGTTTTTCTCTTTTTTGCCCACGCACTAATGTTAATCCTTATATTAAAAATCCAGCCTAGAACGAACAGTGACTTTCTTTAGGTATTTTATTTCGCTTAAGACCTTGCCAGTGCCTATTGCCACTGCGGTCATGGGGTCTTCAGCTATATGGACAGGCAATCCTGTCTCTTCGCTTATCAGCTTATCCATTCCTCTTAAAAGAGCACCGCCTCCTGCTAGAATAATTCCCCTCTCGATCAGATCAGCTGAAAGTTCCGGTGGAGTCCTTTCAAGCGTCATCCTGGTGGCCTCGAGTATTGCTGAGATCGGGCCTGCGACTGCTTCTCTTATTTCTTCAGAAGAAATCGTGATCGTCTTGGGAAGGCCTGCCACTAAATCGCGACCGCGCACCTCCATTGTCAACTCTTCTTCAAGCGGATACGCAGAGCCTATCTTTATCTTTATCTCCTCTGCTGTGCGTTCACCGATCATAAGATTATACGTCTTTTTCAGATGTTCAATAATCGCCTCGTCCAGCTCGTCACCACCTATACGAATAGAGCGCGAAAATACAATACCTGCGAGCGATATAACAGCTATCTCAGTCGTGCCGCCGCCAATATCAATGATCATGTTGCCGCTCGGATCCTGAATCGGAAGCCCCACGCCAATAGCTGCTGAAATCGGTTCCTCCACCAGGTAGACCTCGCGCGCGCCAGCATGCTCTGCGGAATCCTTCACAGCTCTCTTCTCCACCTCTGTAATGCCAGACGGGATCGCGATCACCATACGCGGCCTCACAAATACCCTGCGATTGTGGACCTTTTTTATAAAATATCGGAGCATATCTTCTGTTATTTCAAAATCAGCAATAACACCATCCTTCATCGGCCTTATCGCAACGATATTGCCTGGCGTGCGTCCCAGCATTCGCTTTGCCTCTTCTCCTACTGCCAGTATATTGCGCACTCCCTTCTGAATCGCGACCACTGATGGTTCGCACAAAACTATTCCGCGGCCCTTTACATAGACAAGGGTCGTAGCAGTGCCAAGATCGATCCCCATATCATTCGAGAAAAGACCTAACAAATAATCAATGCCTTTTTTTAAAAGTCTAAAAAACTGCGTCATTTTTCACCTCTTCGAATTTCAATAATCTTAATTTTACCAAAGGGACGCGTCTTTGTCAAATATTCTTTAATATTTTAAAAAAACCTGGGAAGGATTTATTGATACAACTGAGGCCAGTTACTTTGACCTTGTCTTTAATAGCGAGGTCTGCGATAAGCATACTCATGGCTGTGCGATGGTCGCCAAAGCTAGAAACAGTCGCCCCATGCAAGTTTTTCCCACCGTTTATCACTATATGCCCACTCCTTGTCCCTTGCCTGCCCCGTACGAAATCTTTGATTTTCGTATGGGGTCCCTTGCCTGCCCCGTACGAAATCTTTGATTTTCGTATGGGGTCACTTGTCACTTTTATGTCTGCGCCCAATTTCCTCAAATTAGTCACCATAGACTTAACGCGGTCTGTCTCTTTTACGCGCAACTCTCCTATACCTTTAATATAGGTCGTACCTTTGGCAAAACACGCTGCAAGCATTATTATAGGTATTTCATCTATTGCCTGCACGACTTCTTTCGGCGAAATTATAATCCCCCGAAGTCTACTGGACTTTACAACAATATCCCCACACCCCTTGTCCCTTGCCTGCCCCGTACGAAATCTTTGATTTTCGTATGGGGTCCCTTGTCTGCCCCGTACGAAATCTTTGATTTTCGTATGGGGTCCCTTGTCCCTGACATCCGCTCCCATCCTCTTTAATATATCAATG
This window harbors:
- a CDS encoding ATPase, T2SS/T4P/T4SS family; the protein is MYSLKERITEILIKNKVITDAQLKKALKVQKQKGGLLKDVLVNLGFASERDLMAALSQGLGIPPIALSRFKIDPEILKLVPADIAKKYQIVPVSKVGNILTIATADPLNVFAIDDIRSLTGFETGTIIASQKEVQDVIAEHYGGYSHAAIEDLMEDMKIADLEIIRAEAEEEVDSARLYKLVEEAPVVRLTNTILENGIKARSSDILIEPMEKSLRIRYRVDGVLKTIESLPKSRHESIVSRIKVMSRLNIAERRLPQDGRFKLRVKDNEVDFRVSILPSSKGEKVALRVLDKSSAMLDIEKLGFEKNNVAVFKKSASHPHGMILVCGPTGSGKTTTLYSLLKHVHSSEKNLITVEDPVEYQIQGVNQVTVRTEVGLTFASSLRSILRQDPDVIMIGEIRDFDTVDIAIKSALTGHLVFSTLHTTTACGSVVRLINMGVEPFLISASLISIVAQRLIRKLCPKCKESYKPSDAIIADLRIGKDKSKNSTLYRPKGCEHCFNTGYSGRLGICEILTMSPSIKNMILKNVRESEMKNQARKEGMRTLREDGLIKVLEGVTSLEEILRVTVADE
- a CDS encoding type IV pilus twitching motility protein PilT, translating into MAIDLNQLLKEMVKQNASDLHLGVGSVPHLRVHGGLVALSEKELTENSSKDLIYSILTNEQKAHFERDRELDFAFTKEEFGRFRVNVFWQRGYVGAAIRALPFKIRSFEECGLPINVMEGFCEKPKGLVLVTGATGSGKSTTLASMVDWINSRKDCHIITVEDPIEYVHTNKKSIIDQREVGSDTLTFAKALKHVLREDPDVILIGEMRDLETVEAALTIAETGHLVLATLHTSDSVQTINRIIDVFPARQQPQVRAQLSFVMMGVLSQQLIPSRSGKDRVLAVEVLVNSAAVRSQIRESKAHQVYSTMQTAQREGMQTMNQSLFDLFVQGQITKEDALGRTTEVQDLERMFKEKT
- a CDS encoding diguanylate cyclase — protein: MINFLKKMSLVPKGLKYKTMIAFSLMSLIPLLICVWLVTTYIFPNIALFLGLSLGNISLILVISIIISLLGLYTTKQMIDPVVQMAVDARGIAEGDMERVIKVDREDEIGELSMSLNIMTQKIKDNIEELKNYGEKTKLINMEINKKVLALSGLLQVGNLISSSTDLLRILDFISQKISELGNGSCSFIMLPDSVSGEPGVFSQSNIEKKRVSELVLKRGDLVTDMLIIDKASKPRSIAANKIIASLGLKNIAILPIVISRRPYGMLVLGNAKEDFLFKEDEKELLRIFVKQVTIAVENDILVKKAKELAVKDELTGLYNEGFIHARLDEEIKRACLYQRPCGYLLVDIDNFKDFNERFGESKAETLLKCLGEMLNSSVTAVDKVGRLSTDRFAIIVPEKNKKQVANVAEEIKKKVESGLAKLMEISGKLTVSIAVSENPIDGSSADELMKKAEELIKSAKSLGKNRVVV
- a CDS encoding radical SAM protein; its protein translation is MEKTILKPGRYINKEWNAVHKEWTSDRLKVALCFPDIYEIGMSHLGMKIIYGLLNSKKDILCERVFSPWVDMERKMRTEGTVLTSLESRRPLKDFDILGFSLQYEMSFVDVLNILELGEIPLRSADRGDEHPLVIAGGPCAFNPEPMADFVDAFVIGEAEEAVLEITGIIRDKGHPSTSLGTGGTRDKVLRELAKIKGVYVPTYRASNITKRIIGDLDSAYFPTDPIVPYLQIVHDRISIEIMRGCPHRCRFCQACKIFQPLRIRSVKRILEIAEESIKSTGYEEISLLSLSSGNYPYLEELVGKLGEKFKPLGIKISLPSLRVKSFDAGKAGGVVKRAGLTFAPESGSDRLRKLLNKDIENKDIIQRSEIALKSGWKKVKLYFMIGLPGEREEDLDAIIELASSIKRVNLSISPFIPKPHSEFEREGMEDIEVLKNKREYLRSKTKIRMDFHDLRMSRIEAILSRGDRKVGQVIQMAWQKGARLQAWTEHFNYDLWLQCFEESGINPDPYLTKNRDTKFPWSFIVA
- the rodA gene encoding rod shape-determining protein RodA, which gives rise to MLKLDLKKYKGFDWVLMGSALGIFALGLLFLFSATYPYNGGFVLRQVVWFLLGSLIFMWMINVNYRKIVGIGNIFYFLTIALLFAVLLFGSRRLGAQRWLAIGAFNIQPSEFGKLFITLALVQYLTTHKAYARLKNIFVPLLMTIAPFILILKEPDLGTALIFVPILFMLLYVWGAPIKYLFSMIGAGVLLSPLAWFLLKDYQKERLLVFIDPGVDPLGAGYTIIQSKIAIGSGGIFGKGWLAGTQNQLNFLAERHTDFIFSVAGEEWGFFGGIVLIALYYILIRRAMAIVEKTTDPCGRLLAAGLLTMIGVQVIVNLSMTMGFMPVVGLPLPLVSYGGSSLLVTMMALGLLQSIAIHR
- the mrdA gene encoding penicillin-binding protein 2, with product MRIRALNFLFAILFILLAAYLYYLQVIKGPLYRDLSYKNSIRLLNIAAPRGIIYDRNDNAIVDNTLAFGVFIIPQEAGDVDVEIAKLSSLLNIPESLLKRNYKRNYQAPFAPCELLKNVSKREAVLIEESKLDMPGVLVREFPLRRHVYKKASAHIVGYVGEINKSELELLRSYGYNARDLIGKDGIEKVIDGHLRGRDGGMQVQVDNRGRQVKILNFKRPRKGNDISLTIDAKLQNFLWRAMKEKKGAAVFMDVSSGEILAMVSTPSYDPGGSILSVLNDSDAPLLNRAIMGQYPPGSIFKIVVALAGLESDKITPETDFLCRGRLKVGAGNFHCWNRDGHGAMHIRDAIAQSCNIYFYNVGLSIGAEKILEYAKSLGFGKKMRIELLGEMQGFLPSRAWKKTERRESWYAGDTANLSIGQGYVLVTPLQIVRMVAAVANGGYLIEPHILERKPRKIKLKLQEKNLQLIRSAMRGVVDDKDGTGFRAWSSDVSIAGKTGTSQAGGDLRTHAWFAGFAPYEKPEISFVVFLEHGGSGGDVAALIARKAIEYWYTR